Sequence from the Erythrolamprus reginae isolate rEryReg1 chromosome 2, rEryReg1.hap1, whole genome shotgun sequence genome:
CGGTTCTAAAGAAATGGTTAGAACCAGTTGGGACCCACCTCTGGTGTGTATGCACTGTATGTGTCTGCTTATGTAGATACATTCAAAATACCTTTATGTCACTACAGCTGcatttagatttgtatcctgGTCACCTGTTGCTGTTTCTTTCTCAAATTCTACTTTTTACCTGTATGATGAGAGGCAGGGATGGTAAGGCTTTTCCCTATGCTACCACATTATATATGTTCTagttcagaggtccccaaccttttttgcaccagggaccggctttaagctagaccaattttccacggcccggggggcggggctttggtcatatgggggtggggttatggaggggtggagcttagtgacgcagccctccacacttctccacaggacggggagaatcaggaggctcctttggcggctgggggctgcctggctttgtgattttggctgggtggggagttaggaaggtcctacttctccaccccccagccaaaaattcaaagcctatctgctggatacgggcgatgagtgggacagagcggcgcggaagcctcttgcagcagctgctacagccaccggcttccgcgccgctcgtcccacccatcgcccgtatccagcagaagctgcggcctgagtgctcttggccggcgggattcaaagtgctggggtggggggtgtcccgacagcccccccaccccagtgcttcgcctcctgctgggacaccccccaccccagcactttgaatcccaccggccaagagcactcgggcagcagcttctgctggatacgggcaatgggtgggacgagcggcgcggaagcctcttgcagcagcttccacagccaccggcttcggcgccgctcgtcccgctaattgtccgtatctggcagaagctgctgcccgagtgctcttggccggcgggattcaaagtgctggggtggggggtgtcccagtgggaggcgaagcactggggtgggggggctgtcaggacaccccccaccccagcactttgaatcccgccagccaagagcactcgggcagcagcttctgccagacacggggaatgagcgggatgagcggcgccgaagccggtggctgtggcagctgctgcaagaggcttccgcgccgctctgtcccactcatcgcccgtatccagcagataggctttgagtttttggctggggggggacttaggaaggtcctacttctcccccccccagccaaaaactcaaagcctatctgctggatacgggcgatgagtgggacagagcagcacggaagcctcttgcagcagctgccacagccaccggcttcggcgccgctcgtcccgctcatcgcccgtatccagcagataggctttgagtttttggctgggggggggagaagtaggaccttcctaactcccccccagccaaaatcacaaagccaggcagcccccagccgccaaaggagcctcctgattctccccgccctgcccgacgccccaccctgtcctgcataatgtcctctgccgggagggcagcggcgccgcggaccggctggaaaaccccaacggcccggtcccggtccgcggaccggcggttggggacctctgttctagttgATCTTGGTTGATCCCAAAAAGAACTTATAAGTCTCCAGGACTGGTGCAAAGTGTTACATAAAAGTAGAAATCCAGGTATTAAGTCTACTTTAAGTGCATTGACAATTttgggaagagaaaaaggagattccataaattctatgTCCTCTGGGGCTAATTCTGGGGATATTAATCtatttaaaatattgatttttgttgttgttagtgacCTAAAGAATATACAGTAATTGCTAAAGAAATTCAAATTCTTACACATTATTGGTTTTAGTCAATGTTTCTGCAGTGTTATTTTTAATTGCGCTGATACTATTTCTTCccttagctttaaaaaaaaattatttggaagtGTTCTAGAATTatcatatttataatatatttgaGAGGAAATTTTATCTGCCCCTCAAATCATCTAattctcctttcattttcttgctaTTTATAAATATTGATCCAGTTCTGTTTTGCTTGGCTAGTAGACTGTTAATGTCTGAATAAAGTTTATCTACTATTTCTGATTATCTTTTCAAAATCATGCTCAACTATTTTATGCATTGTCTTCTTATTACTGCCTTCATATCACCTTACTTTATTCTTCATTTATATTGTATTCTtgaaaaaatatatcaaagattGAGGTAATTGCTACTTTGCATTGTATAATAACATAGGATTAAAATACCAGTTGGTAAAAAAATAGGGGAAATCAGTACCATTAATAAGCAAAAAGTTGATTTTTCTTCAGTTAGGCTCATTACAGGATTGAATTTCAAGCTAAAAATGAGGAACTTACTATATACTTAATTTTAGCAGCTAAATATAATAATTGCCAAATTTTGGAAAATTCCAAAATAATCAGTTGAGATATTGATTAATAAGTCCTATTCAATTGCCTAAGAATAAATCacatcaaaattaaaataatatcagAGGAGGAACCAAAATTCTCTCAAATTCAAATGCATTTCATTCAATACCATTTATCTcaacagccaaaaattttactgatagtaattttttaaatatgtagTAAATAAATATGTGTATAATACCTGCATTTTTACTCAAATATTTActggattttaaaatattttctgtaaCTTTTTTCTGAATCTATGTTATGTAGTTACTTTAACATGATACAGTAATTAtagttccatttaaaaaaaaaaaaaaaaaacctgataaGTGTTAGATTCTACTAGGACAAGATAGTAGACCACTGGAAAATATACCCCTAAGTTATGGAATAGACCAGGAAGTCATATCTATATCCTGCAGGAAGGctatggcaaaccacttccgtaTTGTGTAGAAAACTACCTGGGTATATCAATGATGTCACTAGGAGTCAAAGCCTACAGGAGGAAGGTTTTAGTGCTATGATGCTTGCAGTGGGAGTGGTTAAAACCTGTTTCCCAAGTGTACTCTACCCTTTGATCTCCAGATAAGGGAATTTTCCGGGCAGGAGCACCTGGGTTTATTTGTTACTTTAAATGCTTTTTGATGTGCTCTATATTGTTAACAACTGCAAATAGCATACataatatttttatcatttttttttaaaaaaaaaatggcagcatGGTCCATAGATCCTTTACAACTTCAGTCATATCTCTTAGCTTATTTTATTTGCTGTAAACCCAAATAAACAAGCCTAATCAAACAAAACCTGCCTGTGTTTACCATATATTCATCATTCTCTGATGACGAATATATGGTATAATAACAAATATGTTATGGTGTGGGGGACGTTTCTCACTTCGTGATTTCATTCCCTAAGTCCCTTTCTTAAGCTTCCCAGCTTTTAAGgttatgtggacttcagctcccagaattagcCAGCTGGCATGTTGCCTGTGGAATTCTAGGAGATTAAATCCACACACCTTAAAAGTTTCCAAAGTTGAGATACCTTTTTCTAAGGGCAGGCTGGGAAGCAGCCACTGATGTAGAGGATGAAAACAAGATAGAGCCAAAAAATAGATGAGGGCATTCAAATAAATCTCTTCAGATACTTCCTCATGAGGAAGTTACAAATTTCTCAAGTTCCATACTTCCGGGATGTCAGTAGCATTTGAGATCTGGGCTGGGTTATTTTTGGCTCAGATATAATATACATGAACTTCAATAaaactcttcctttcctttcttgctAAAGTGTTGTAGACATCATTGACAATCTGTTTTCCCATTTGTATAAACGTTTGGCCCCCTtgttaagacaccaggctagaaatcaaGAAACAGTGAATTCAAgttccaccttagccatgaaagtcagtTAGGCAACCTTAGTCCAGTCACTTCTCTCAGCTCAATTCACCTCACAGGGCTATTGTTGtgtgagaaaaagagaacaaatgTGTGTTGGGTATGTTTGTtacctcaaattattttttttaaataataaatgtgggatataactaatcaaataaataaaaactgatttCTGGCACCAGATTTTTAAATGGAAAGGTGACTTGATATATTGTCACCTGTCTTATAAGAACTGCTATGATGGAATTGGGGGAAGTGGATTGTATAACATGCAGTTACACAATTACTTCACGCAAATCTGCATGGGTTTGTCCCAGGTTTGTTGATTATGATTAAATGAGTGATATTGGGAAATAATGAGACCAGTTATTGCAGGATGCTTAGATATCTGACTGCCTTtgttttgtttattgcttttatattgttttccaaacagcaaaaggtaacaaagagcaagagcatttttattggtgaattctcctcACCAATCCTTAAGAACGTGCTGTTGTGTTTAGATGAGATCACATACCAGCCAGGGATAGTGTCCTATATCATTCTGgtgatgtgaactgggtgagatcatataGGTATGCAAAGCCCACTTGAagtaggcagtttgctgcacacaacctctACATGACCTCTATCTCTACAAAATATTTGTCTTTCAAAATCTAGAAAGGATAGAGGATGTGCACAGGAATCATTATCCAAGGAAAGCTAGGTCTTGTGCATAGAGATAACTTTACAGGAGGGTTACTAGCAGATTCCAATCTTCTAAGATGGTGTATCTCAATCTCAGCAATTTTAGATGTCTATACTTCAATTTTGAATGGTCTACAATCCCCATTATCTCCAGTCAACATAGTTTGGCCAACATGAAACCTATTTATTGCAATCCATTTGTATTATTTCAAAAATCAGTTGCTACTTTAAAAATAAGTGCTTTAATATGGTATATCTCAGCTCCTAGATGGATGTCTTTATTAATAATTTCTCAACTAAAAATATATTGCTCCTTCAGCAATCCAGTTATTATCCACTTATTTATGCATGTATTGATATATCTGTTCCTCTTATAACCAACTCTAGGCAACTTCTGTTCAAAAGTTAAAGCacacaaaaccattttgaatttattcaactaaaCACATTCAAAACCTggcaccaagtcaaactcctgaGGTTACTTAACTTTGACATTTATATGCAGGTCCAAACCAGAATGTCCTGTGATGCTTTTAGAAAACAATCAGCTTTGAACTCTAGTACACCTTTAGAACAAAACTTCACATTGTGCAGCAGTTTTATATTGTTTAGACTGAGCACCCAGTAGGCATTAATGAAGACTGCATAATTAATGTTAGTTCCGGTTTTATGAAAGTAACTACAGGTAGCCCTAGACTTATAATGAAGCACTTAATAACTCTTTGACGTCTTTGATTTATAACCACTTTTCAGActttgaccattgcagcatcatcACATGCACAtagtcaaaattcaggtgcttgacaACTGGTACGTATTTATGATatttgcagtgtcctgaggtcatgtaatcaccatttgtaagcttcccagctggcttccaccAAAGAAAGTTCATTGGGGAAGTCAGACTTGTTCAATGACCGAACGATTCACGTAACTGTGGCAATTcatttaactgtggcaagaaagatccgaaattgggacaaaactcacttcgCAACTGTCTTATTTTGCAACAGAACTTTCAGGttcaattatggtcgtaagtgAAGGACTATCTGTGCTTTCCTGTTACCATTTCCAACCTTCCTTTCTTGTCAACCTAAAACTGTGCAGAATCAAGAGTCCGTATTAATACTGCCACTAGGTAACCAATGTCAAGACGGCTTGGTCTTAAGGATCGAATGCTCCTGTAGGCCGGCATGTTACCTGATGATATAactataaaatagaataaattagAGGAAGGAATAGGGGTGGAAGATAAAGAATGCAGAGACAGGGAGACAGTGTTATAACaggaagcatttatttatttattggctgtGTATAGCCGCACATCCCCTTTACATGACTCCTTGcaataaaataagatataataTAGGCAACCAGCTCATTTCCCATTGCCGGCTAATCCTTCACTACTGTCAGAGGATCTTCTGGTCCTGGTGTCACCAACCTTTCGGATCTCAgaaaccactaaattcataattttaaatgtgGACCACTAATAGGATCTGACTAATGACTGCTTGGGTAGgaatggctaggtggtcatgtgactgggttggcgtgatcaactcaatgtcactcatgttgaaAGGTGTCTCGCCGGCCCCTACTTGCCTTTCCCCTCCCAGCCCGTACTCACCTGGCAGCCCAGACTTGTTAGTTCCCCAAAAGGAAGCAGTTGTTgcagctaagcagccaccatgagaaagagttgaCAAATAGGATCTGACCAAGAAGGAGGTTCAGCAGAAACACCTCACTGAGGATGAGGAGCCTAGGCTTTTCAAGCAGAGAGACCTGTAGGAGTGCAAGGCCGGATACCGGCTCCTTGAGGCTCAGCcagctgagatggtcagccagttctagGCCATGATGCAATCtcactggaacaaggccctctggCTCTTTGCCACCAGCAGCACTTCCCACCAGCCTTTGCCCAAAGCTCTTCACCAGGAAGCTGAAGCAGATCTCAATTTCTCCCCCCTCTGCCCCACACAAAAAAGACCCAGaagggggagactctctgcaACACAAGTGTTCATTGCACGTATCCCTCCCAGGGGTCATAATTTGAGAAATCGATTTagtttagtgcaatataaaaaaaatgggaataatttttctgtggatcCCTGAAATTTTTTTGTGGACCACCAGTGGAccatggaccaccagttggtgaccgctgATGTAGTCGCAgcctaagagctggggtggcacagtggtttgagtgcggcactgcaggctacttcagctaagtaaaaagtaaagttctacatttaggcaagaaaaacaaaacgcacaggtacagtatatgtggtacattgctcaacagtagtaactgtgagagggatcttggacaaccatttaaatatgaaacagcagtgtgcagcagctgccaaaaaaagccaacacagttctaggctgcattaacagagggatagaatcaaaatcacattaagtgttaataccactttatgaggccttggtaaggccacacttggaatactgtactggattcagttttggtcaccaagatgcaaaaaaaggatattgagactctagaaaaagtgcagaaacgggcaacaaagatgattagggaactagaggctgaaacatatgaaaaatggttgctggaactgggcatggctggtttaatgaaatgaaggaccatgggagacatgatagtagttttCCAATatatcagaggttgccacaaaggaggagTCAAGcttttcttcaaagcacctgagggtagaacaagaagcagtgggtggaaactaaacaaggagagaagcagcttagaactaaggagaaatttccttccagtcagaacggttgatcagtggaacaacttgcctccagaagttgtgaatgctccaacactggaagtttttaagaagatgttgaataaccactTATCTGAAGTAGCCTAGGGTTTCCTttgtaagcagggggttagacttgaaagcctccaaggtcccttccaactctcctgctgctgctataataataataataataataataataataataataataataataataataataataataataataataattggtgatgaaatacgaaatccagcagtgatctcgtttgctgtgttgtattgacataataataataataataataataataataataataataataataataataataataataataatctgctagctgtagttctgcaattctaatctcaccacaggctcaaggttgattcagcctctgaggtgggttaaatgaggaacCCGATTGTCGGGGACAGACAatatgccgattctgtaaaccgcttagagagggctgtaaaagcgccATGAAGCGgtcggtatataagcctaaacgcTCTTGCTTATAAATGCTATTACACTACTGTATTTCAAGAGAGAGTTCCGGAGTTCAGCTCCTGCAATTTCAACCCgcagagggaagcagagaggctgcctttttttcttccccttttcggTTCGATGTGCGCCTTTGTTGTTGTACACGCTGCGtcccttttaaaagaaaaaaaaaaccgcgGAAAGGTCAGGCGGCGGAGGGGCGAGGTGTGTCGGGTTCGCTTGCATCAGTCGGTTTCCTTCCCGAGGGAGGGGAGGCTTTTGTTGGCTCGGCCCTGTCAAAGTGACTTGACTCTTCAGGCGCCTCGATGACGCGAGCGGCTTGGGAGCGGGGAGTGTCTCCGCGGTGACGTCTTCCGCGGGTAGGTCACGTGACCGCGctccattcatttaaaaaaaaaaaagggaaaaaaagcagcGCCTCGCCCAGTCTATAAAAGCCGCGACGGTCGGGCTCAGCAAGCAAACAGCCAAGCAACGCTCAGAACAAACAACGCTCTCGAACCGCAAAGCGCGCTAACCAGCGAAGCTCGgataaaaaccaaaaccaaaaagaAGCTTCACCTTTGCGGCTCAGATCCAGTTCCTTGGAGGGGAAAATTATCCGGACGGGGGAATAAATCGCCCGGGGCTGCTTGCTAAAAAACCCAGCCAAGCGGAAGAGtgtaaaagaaaggaggagaaaagccGCCGAgaggggagaagaaaaaaaagactaggggtcttttttttttgtctcttccctGCCTTGCCGGCCTTGACCCGAGGGATGGTCAACATGGAAGTGTGCGCCCTGGATTGCGAGACGCTGCGCGACTTCCTCGTCCTCCAAGACCGCGATTTGCAGTGCCTGGTGCTGGATTGCCGCTCTTTTTTCGCCTTCAACTCCTCGCACGTCCGGGGCTCTTGCAACGTCCGCCTCAGCACTATCGTCCGGCGGAGGGCCAAAGGCGCCGTGGGCTTGGAGCACATCCTCCCCAACGAGGAAGCCCGCGCCCGGCTCCACCAGCGCCTCTTCCGCGCCGTGGTGCTCCTGGATGAGCGCAGCGCCGACCTGGAAGCGCCCAAGCGGGACAGCACCCTCCAGCTGGCTCTCAACACCCTCTGCAGGGAAGCGCCGGGCACCCGCGTCTGCTTCCTCAAGGGTGAGTTTTCCCCGCTTTCTCTGGGTGTCCCCCCCCTTCCCCACGGATCTCCCCATGGGGTTTACAGAGAGGAGAGACGAATGGAGTTTGGAGTTTAAAAGGAAAGTTTTCAAAAATGAAGGGCTGACTAGCTGGGACTTAACAGTTGGGACGTCCAACTGTAGAGGGGTTGCCGAGAGACAGATAAACAgagatacacagacacacacacacactgccccaGGAACCCGCTGTGTTTCTACCAGTATATAGTATATATCAGAGGTCTCAAAcctgggccactttaagacttgtggactttaactcccagaattcctcagccagcaaagttgaagtccaaaagtcttaaagtggcccaggTTTGAGACATCTGGTATatatagtcctcggagaggggcggcatagaaaaccaataaataaataataaatgaattaattaacctgttttctcttttttcttctcttccaggAGGATATGAAGCCTTCTCTTCCACCTTCCCTGAACTGTGCACCAAGCCCTCTGCCCCTAAAGGCCTCACTTTGCCCCTCAGCACCACCATTGCCCCTGGCAGCGCCGATTCCAACTGCAGCTCCTGTGGAACCCCTCTTTACGATCAGGTCAGttgacatctttaaaaaaaaaaaggccagagaggggtgtgtatgtgtgtgttggggTGAGGTGGAGTAAATTACATTGATCCGTGTCAGAGTTGTTTCAGTTTTGAATTTGATAAGGGCACGGTAGTTGTGAGAGTGATTGGTCTGATGTACAGTAGTGGCAATTTTTAACTGGGGCTTAACAGATCGCGTTCTTCTCTGTTTCAGGGTGGTCCCGTGGAAATCCTACCTTTCCTGTATTTAGGCAGTGCCTATCATGCTTCCAGAAAAGACATGCTGGACACTTTGGGGATCACTGCCTTGATCAACGTCTCTGCAAACTGCCCTAACCATTTTGAAGGACACTATCAATACAAAAGCATTCCGGTGGAGGACAACCACAAAGCAGACATCAGTTGCTGGTTTAATGAAGCTATTGACTTCATAGGTAAATGctgtttttttctgcagctgTTCCATTTGGATTCCAAATTTATGATATCCTGTGTGCCAGTTTTTTTAGAGCCTTCTTTGATAGAGAACTAGGTAGGATTAATAAGGCAGCAGCATTTAAATACATAACTACGGTTGTGCTGATGCTTTGAGTTTCTTTGGACAATAGTTCTTTACCTGGAAAGAATACCTAGAGCTTAATGCTTGACGTCACTGAATTCAGTGATGAGGGTGTTGTAAAGAGTAGCTAGTAATCTGATCCCTTCTCACGCTGACAGCAGTTTGAAGGTAGCCTTTTCAGCAAAAATTAAGTGGCCAATTAGAATAAATTACCTGCATGCTCAGACAGTGCATTGTCCAACCTATCATTGCTGTCTTCCTTTGTGCCAGCTGAATATTAAGATGCTAGGAAAGATTCTCCCTTCAGGCCAAAGCATTTCAGAAAAAGATGTGCTAAGCTTTATGTTTTCTTAATTGTTTCAGACTCCATCAAAAATGATGGCGGACGAGTGTTTGTCCACTGCCAAGCCGGGATCTCCCGCTCTGCAACCATTTGTCTGGCGTATCTTATGAGGACCAACCGAGTCAAACTCGACGAAGCTTTTGAGTTTGTGAAACAGAGAAGAAGCATAATCTCCCCTAACTTTAGCTTCATGGGCCAGCTGTTGCAGTTTGAATCCCAGGTCCTTGCTCCAAATTGCTCAGCAGAAGCTGGAAGCCCAGCTATGTCTGCACTGGACAGAGGAACATCCACTACGACTGTCTTCAATTTCCCCGTTTCCATCCCTGTTCATCCTTCTTCCAATGCACTGAACTATCTTCAGAGCCCCATCATCACCACAACTCCAAGCTGTTGAAAGGCAGGTGCCAATGGACTCTGTACAAAGACTTGACATTTTGTTGTTACCTGAAAAGTGCAATAACTTTAGGAGGAGATCTATTCGTTTATAATAGAGTTGTTACATATACAAAGCAATACAGAATCACCAGCAGGTCAACATTTCTGACTCCAGAAAGCGAGGTTCTTTCTGATAGATGATCTTGACAGAGAGGCATTTTGACCAATGTTTGGATGCCTACAAAGGAGACAAAGCACAAAGGACTTTGCTTTCTACTCCTGAAAAATTCTCATTACTGTCTCGTCTCTTCCCGCCCCCCTGCCCCACCCGGCCCTTTGCTGTTCTGGTAGCAAATCCAACAGAATACGAATTTTCTGGATATGCTGTCTTCTTGTACAAGAAggtctttgtatttatttatttttatggtgTAATTGCAATGAGTGTTCTGTCTTCAAGTCtgaattttcattttcttttctttttttttaaaaaagaaagaaacaaaataccTCAGTTGGGTTATTTTTTGGGTACTGTAATCCTACAAAAACATCTTAAAACTGTTTCCAAAGCACTGACATAGAAAGCACAAAGGAGTGTCATTGAGGGGTTTTTGGTTGCTAGTGGACGTATGCTTGCTGAATTTATTTATGATgtgaaataatatattttcttcttacaAAAGAAGACAGGTTTTGTAATAATTATGCCTTTTATACCAACCAAATAAATTATGAcatttgtattaaaaaaaatcctttaaacgttttctttctttctttctttctttctttctttctttctttctttctttctttctttctttctttctttcttgtaatGGCAAGATCAGAAAGCAGACATTTCTAGTTTACTAGCTAAGTATAATTAATCTTGTCACGTAGCCCTTCCCACAATCATGACCGAACCCTGGAAATCTCTGTTTCCCCTAAAAACACTGTCCTGCGTTCCTGTttagaaaagatgagaaatgggaTCTTCTATTCAGCAAaggaaaaaccacacacacacacttgataaTTTTTCTAAGGCAGTGGATGATTACTGTTGTCATATCTGACTCTGGATCATCCagataaggaggaggaaaaaggatcCAATGCCACAATTGAGATGACCTGCATTAGTAGCATGGCCAACATTAATCATAGGAAAATATGACTGATTAAAAACATTCCATTCCTTCGACTTCAGCTCCTATCATCTTTCAGATATCTAAGTAAGAATAGGAGGTAAAGGGCAGCAGTTACATGTATATCCCTGGTTTAATGGTTATCAATTCTAATAAACTCTGGCTTAGTACTAGAGACAAATCATTAGGAAGGTTCTAAAATTCAGCACACAATTTCCATGTTGAATCCTTTTAAAGACTGGGCCATATTATAATAACTTCCTCCCTCCTCAAACTTCTACAGGAGTTACAGTTctctgaaaaagaagaaaaaaggagtaaATATGTCTGAATATTGGGCCATGGAAATAGATGTGGGCAAAACAAATAATCAACTTTTatttagattaataataataataataataataataataataataataataatttattagatttgtatgccgcccctctccgaagactcggggcggctcacaacaataataaacaagtataacagtgaacaaatctaatattaaaagaaaaggataTATAAGATTATTTTTTGTCCCTAAAATTTCCATCTGATATTGACAtttactttaaaatgtgtggctATTGCAGCCCCATTGGTGATTGAATGATGCCTTCTATCACTCCTCTTACTTCTGTGGCTATGCTTCAAGGAGAGAAGAATGGCTCAGGGATGCATATATGAGTGGAAGATTACTGATTGATCGATTTCTTCTTTATCTCAGTCATTGGAAATAAGTTGGATATCATTGTTCTCATTTTATAGATGAGCTGGAAAGAGACATTAACGTTGCATGATTGATCTCAAAGATGTTTTCTGGGCCAGTGTTAATATTTTTTCTCTGCAACACTTTATTCACATAATGATTATTATAAACAATGGTTATTGCCAATGACTGagataaagaagaaattggtCAACCAGATAATAG
This genomic interval carries:
- the DUSP1 gene encoding dual specificity protein phosphatase 1, giving the protein MVNMEVCALDCETLRDFLVLQDRDLQCLVLDCRSFFAFNSSHVRGSCNVRLSTIVRRRAKGAVGLEHILPNEEARARLHQRLFRAVVLLDERSADLEAPKRDSTLQLALNTLCREAPGTRVCFLKGGYEAFSSTFPELCTKPSAPKGLTLPLSTTIAPGSADSNCSSCGTPLYDQGGPVEILPFLYLGSAYHASRKDMLDTLGITALINVSANCPNHFEGHYQYKSIPVEDNHKADISCWFNEAIDFIDSIKNDGGRVFVHCQAGISRSATICLAYLMRTNRVKLDEAFEFVKQRRSIISPNFSFMGQLLQFESQVLAPNCSAEAGSPAMSALDRGTSTTTVFNFPVSIPVHPSSNALNYLQSPIITTTPSC